Proteins from a genomic interval of Pseudomonas sp. RC10:
- a CDS encoding antitoxin, producing MSAQLSPIVSEFESEEQAASYDAWFRAKVQASLDDERPSISHDEVMAEMKMRLAAKREKRRNDR from the coding sequence GTGAGCGCTCAACTTTCTCCGATCGTTTCCGAGTTTGAATCAGAAGAACAGGCCGCGAGCTACGATGCTTGGTTCCGCGCGAAGGTACAGGCGTCTCTGGACGATGAGCGACCTAGCATCTCTCATGACGAAGTGATGGCCGAGATGAAGATGAGGTTGGCCGCCAAGCGCGAAAAGCGTCGCAATGATCGTTGA
- a CDS encoding gamma-glutamylcyclotransferase, with translation MENQINSLVEAVHDGLGLSYPPVIDLGPKLTREQLLASMHATMSRHTGGPVWLFAYGSLIWRPECSAVERVRGRVHGYHRGLYLWSHEHRGTPEQPGLVFGLDRGGSCSGFAYRLPEENIEASLLALWEREMPFPSYRPHWLSCRLEDGTKVQALGFVLERHLPSYAGNLPDSVLTQVLASASGRYGTTWEYVEQTIHALRNHAMPDVSLEERFKRCKPILLAV, from the coding sequence ATGGAGAACCAAATCAATAGCTTGGTGGAGGCCGTACATGACGGTCTTGGGCTGTCTTACCCACCTGTTATCGACCTCGGGCCAAAACTGACCCGCGAACAACTCCTTGCTTCCATGCACGCCACGATGAGCCGACACACTGGCGGCCCTGTCTGGCTGTTTGCGTACGGCTCACTGATCTGGCGCCCCGAATGCTCCGCCGTGGAGCGCGTGCGCGGCCGAGTGCACGGCTACCATCGCGGTTTGTACCTGTGGTCCCACGAACATCGCGGCACGCCCGAACAACCTGGGCTGGTGTTCGGCCTTGATCGCGGCGGCTCATGCAGTGGCTTCGCCTATCGACTCCCCGAAGAAAATATCGAAGCCTCATTGCTGGCGTTGTGGGAGCGGGAAATGCCATTCCCGTCCTACCGACCCCACTGGCTCAGCTGCCGCCTTGAAGACGGCACCAAGGTTCAGGCCTTGGGTTTCGTGCTTGAACGGCATTTGCCTAGCTATGCGGGGAACCTGCCCGACAGCGTCCTGACCCAAGTCCTGGCCAGTGCCAGCGGTCGGTATGGCACGACGTGGGAATACGTCGAGCAGACGATTCACGCGCTGCGAAATCATGCGATGCCGGATGTGAGTCTGGAAGAGCGGTTCAAGCGGTGTAAGCCGATTTTGTTGGCGGTTTGA